A single window of Paenibacillus sp. SYP-B4298 DNA harbors:
- a CDS encoding sugar kinase, with product MTVKSPDIITFGETMALFMPVDDKGLERAPQLSQGFGGAESNVAIGIARLGGSVGWFGHLGADPFGTSIYKTLRGEGVDVAQAKLVEGESTGLMFREKVAGRVAVHYYRKNSAASKMQPEDLDAAYIQGSKLLHVTGITAALSSNCLETVREAVRIAKDAGVKVCFDPNLRLKLWTIEEARAALLPLAAQADYFLPGWDELQLIYETDDFEAVVDKLSALPAVCVIKGVGEKTVILDKGTRTEVPFFPAQQVVDTVGAGDAFCAGFLYGVQQGLSTEEAVRLASVGGSLAVQTKGDWEALPVRAMVEQQLGNKAWVER from the coding sequence ATGACTGTGAAATCGCCGGATATTATTACCTTTGGAGAGACGATGGCTTTATTCATGCCTGTAGACGATAAAGGATTGGAGCGTGCGCCGCAGCTCAGTCAGGGCTTTGGCGGGGCGGAGAGTAATGTGGCGATCGGAATTGCGCGGCTGGGCGGCTCGGTGGGCTGGTTCGGCCATCTGGGCGCGGATCCGTTCGGAACAAGCATCTATAAGACGCTGCGCGGCGAAGGGGTGGATGTGGCGCAAGCGAAGCTGGTCGAGGGAGAGTCGACCGGCCTCATGTTCCGCGAGAAGGTAGCAGGACGTGTCGCTGTCCATTATTATCGCAAGAACTCCGCAGCCAGCAAGATGCAGCCCGAGGATCTGGACGCCGCGTATATCCAGGGCAGCAAGCTGCTGCATGTGACCGGTATTACGGCTGCGCTGAGCAGCAATTGCCTGGAGACGGTGCGCGAGGCGGTGCGAATTGCCAAGGATGCGGGTGTGAAGGTCTGCTTTGACCCGAATCTGCGACTGAAGCTCTGGACGATCGAAGAGGCACGCGCTGCACTGCTGCCGCTTGCTGCCCAAGCGGATTATTTCCTGCCGGGCTGGGATGAGCTGCAATTGATTTATGAGACCGACGACTTCGAGGCCGTCGTAGACAAGCTGTCCGCGTTGCCAGCGGTATGCGTCATTAAAGGGGTAGGCGAGAAGACGGTCATACTGGACAAGGGAACGCGCACTGAGGTGCCGTTCTTCCCGGCGCAGCAGGTTGTGGATACGGTCGGAGCAGGCGATGCGTTCTGTGCTGGCTTCCTCTATGGCGTGCAGCAGGGACTCAGCACCGAGGAGGCGGTGCGCCTTGCCAGTGTAGGGGGCTCGCTGGCTGTACAGACCAAAGGGGATTGGGAGGCGCTTCCAGTGCGCGCCATGGTGGAGCAGCAGTTGGGCAATAAAGCATGGGTGGAGCGGTAA
- the recQ gene encoding DNA helicase RecQ, translating into MLERARHLLKRIYGYDAFRKGQAEIIAGIMEGRDTLAILPTGGGKSVCYQIPSMLLEGTTLVVSPLISLMKDQVDALNRLGVPAAYLNSSLSAGEYRDVLRKAAGGEYKLLYIAPERLDAPMFASLMEQMQIPLIAIDEAHCVSQWGHDFRPSYRQLAGWIGKLRHRPLVAAFTATATPEVARDIAEMLSLHDPNVFVTGFARSNLALSVVTGADKKRYLKEFIAQRPDQSGIVYAATRKEVDSVYEELRKQGLAVAKYHGGLSDDERADAQERFRYDEARIIVATNAFGMGIDKPNVRFVVHWQMPGDIESYYQEAGRAGRDGDESECILLFASQDIQVQRFLIEQGAADEGRKAVQLGKLYTMMNYARTERCLQQFIVEYFGEADVPPCGKCGSCLDETEAIDVTSEAQKALSCVGRMKGRFGVALVAKVLKGSKEKRIMEFGLNRLTTYALFQDWNEKDIVEWLYWLVAEGYLRVSDGTYPTVALTANALPVLEGKQQVYQKRKPLKQRTVRQASGGYSPLFDALRLWRKEAAAQEGVPPFILFFDATLREMADVQPRTEQELLSIKGVGTAKAAKYGAALLDIIAQHAGGGRSPRAGMAGVNGAAEAAAGSAAAATATIAIHGDSSEAAPGSSYDRPMSASLEAESAGVMPASELAASSRKAVGSSADAAIGEGDGTEGKPSHLISYEMFAAGAQPADIAKERGMGRMTIEGHIIRAAQEGLELEWARIIPPELEPLILEAAGQHGVDKLRTLKDALPDEVTYFAIHGVICKYELK; encoded by the coding sequence ATGCTGGAACGAGCAAGACACCTGCTGAAGCGAATCTATGGCTATGATGCCTTCCGCAAGGGGCAGGCGGAGATTATAGCAGGTATTATGGAGGGGCGGGATACGCTTGCTATCCTGCCGACAGGCGGGGGCAAGTCCGTCTGCTATCAGATTCCATCGATGCTGCTGGAAGGCACTACGCTGGTCGTTTCTCCGCTCATCTCACTGATGAAGGACCAGGTCGATGCCTTGAATCGGCTGGGGGTGCCGGCTGCCTATCTGAACAGCTCCCTGTCTGCAGGGGAATACCGCGATGTGCTGCGCAAGGCGGCAGGCGGCGAGTATAAGCTGCTCTACATCGCTCCCGAGCGTCTGGACGCGCCGATGTTCGCCTCCTTGATGGAACAGATGCAGATCCCGCTTATTGCGATCGATGAAGCACACTGTGTCTCGCAATGGGGACATGATTTCCGTCCAAGCTACCGCCAACTGGCTGGCTGGATCGGCAAGCTGCGCCATCGTCCGCTTGTAGCCGCCTTCACGGCGACAGCAACGCCGGAGGTGGCCAGAGATATTGCCGAGATGCTGTCGCTGCATGATCCGAATGTATTCGTCACCGGCTTTGCCCGCTCTAACCTGGCGCTGTCGGTCGTTACCGGAGCGGATAAGAAGCGCTACCTGAAGGAGTTCATCGCGCAGCGCCCCGACCAATCGGGCATCGTTTACGCAGCCACCCGCAAGGAGGTCGACAGCGTCTATGAGGAGCTGCGCAAGCAGGGGCTGGCGGTTGCCAAATACCATGGCGGCCTCTCTGATGACGAACGCGCCGATGCACAGGAGCGGTTCCGATATGACGAGGCGCGCATCATTGTAGCGACCAACGCCTTCGGCATGGGCATCGACAAGCCGAACGTGCGCTTCGTTGTCCACTGGCAGATGCCGGGGGACATCGAGTCCTATTATCAGGAGGCGGGACGTGCGGGACGTGACGGAGATGAGAGCGAATGCATCCTGCTGTTCGCCTCCCAGGATATTCAGGTGCAGCGCTTTCTGATCGAGCAGGGAGCCGCAGATGAAGGGCGCAAGGCGGTGCAGCTAGGCAAGCTGTACACGATGATGAACTATGCGCGCACCGAGCGCTGTTTGCAGCAATTTATTGTGGAATATTTCGGAGAGGCGGATGTGCCGCCCTGTGGCAAGTGCGGGAGCTGCCTTGATGAGACGGAGGCCATCGATGTCACCTCGGAGGCGCAGAAGGCGCTCTCCTGTGTCGGACGGATGAAGGGACGGTTCGGCGTGGCGCTCGTTGCCAAGGTGCTCAAGGGCTCGAAGGAGAAGCGCATTATGGAGTTTGGCTTGAATCGGCTGACGACCTATGCGCTGTTCCAGGACTGGAATGAAAAGGACATCGTCGAATGGCTGTATTGGCTCGTTGCGGAGGGCTATCTGCGCGTTAGCGACGGCACATATCCGACCGTAGCACTGACGGCGAATGCGCTTCCGGTGCTGGAGGGTAAGCAGCAGGTCTACCAGAAGCGCAAGCCGCTCAAGCAACGGACAGTTCGGCAGGCGTCGGGCGGCTATTCGCCGCTGTTCGATGCGCTGCGTCTGTGGCGCAAGGAGGCCGCAGCGCAGGAGGGCGTGCCGCCGTTCATTCTGTTCTTCGACGCCACGCTTCGCGAGATGGCAGATGTGCAGCCGCGCACTGAGCAGGAGCTGCTGTCGATCAAGGGTGTGGGCACAGCGAAGGCAGCCAAATACGGAGCCGCGCTGCTGGATATTATCGCGCAGCATGCCGGAGGCGGTCGATCGCCCCGTGCGGGTATGGCGGGCGTGAATGGGGCAGCGGAGGCGGCTGCGGGGAGTGCAGCGGCTGCAACCGCTACAATCGCGATCCATGGCGACAGCAGCGAGGCTGCTCCCGGCTCCTCCTACGACAGGCCGATGTCTGCCAGCCTCGAAGCAGAGTCAGCCGGCGTCATGCCAGCGAGTGAATTGGCTGCGAGCAGCCGTAAGGCAGTTGGCTCCAGCGCAGACGCGGCTATAGGAGAGGGCGACGGCACGGAGGGCAAGCCGAGCCATCTCATCTCATACGAGATGTTCGCCGCAGGCGCACAGCCTGCAGACATTGCCAAGGAGCGCGGCATGGGCAGGATGACGATCGAGGGGCATATTATCCGCGCTGCACAGGAAGGGCTTGAGCTGGAATGGGCGCGCATTATTCCGCCTGAGCTGGAGCCGCTTATCCTGGAGGCGGCCGGACAGCATGGCGTAGACAAGCTGCGGACGCTCAAGGATGCGCTGCCGGATGAAGTGACGTATTTTGCAATTCATGGTGTAATCTGCAAATATGAATTAAAATAG
- the mdh gene encoding malate dehydrogenase has protein sequence MAITRRKISVVGAGFTGATTALMLAQKELGDVVLVDIPQLENPTKGKALDMLESTPVQGIDANIIGTSNYEDTKDSDVVIITAGIARKPGMSRDDLVNTNASIVRSVCENIKATSPNAYVIILSNPVDAMTYVAYQALDFPKNRVIGQSGVLDTARYCTFIAQELGISVEDVRGFVLGGHGDDMVPLVRYSNAGGIPIEKLIPAERIEAIVQRTRVGGGEIVNLLGNGSAYYAPAASMVQMTEAILKDKKRILPVIALLEGEYGYDKLFMGVPVILGGDGIEKIFELELTEDEKAALDKSAQSVRSVVQIISG, from the coding sequence ATGGCTATAACGCGTCGTAAAATTTCGGTGGTCGGCGCCGGCTTTACCGGAGCGACCACAGCGCTTATGCTCGCCCAGAAGGAGCTAGGGGATGTTGTGCTCGTGGATATCCCGCAGTTGGAGAACCCGACCAAGGGCAAGGCGCTGGATATGCTGGAGTCGACACCTGTCCAAGGTATCGATGCCAACATCATCGGCACCTCCAACTATGAGGATACGAAGGATTCCGATGTGGTGATCATTACGGCGGGCATCGCCCGGAAGCCGGGAATGAGCCGCGATGACCTGGTGAATACCAACGCGAGCATCGTCCGGTCGGTCTGTGAGAACATTAAGGCAACGAGCCCGAACGCGTATGTCATTATCCTGAGCAACCCGGTGGATGCGATGACTTACGTCGCATACCAGGCGCTCGACTTTCCGAAGAACCGTGTCATCGGCCAGTCCGGTGTGCTCGATACGGCTCGCTACTGCACCTTCATTGCGCAGGAGCTGGGCATCTCGGTTGAGGATGTGCGCGGCTTCGTGCTGGGCGGCCATGGCGATGATATGGTGCCGCTCGTTCGCTATTCCAACGCTGGCGGCATCCCGATCGAGAAGCTGATTCCGGCGGAACGGATTGAGGCTATCGTCCAGCGCACACGGGTGGGCGGCGGCGAGATCGTGAATCTGCTGGGCAACGGCAGCGCCTACTATGCGCCTGCTGCCTCGATGGTGCAGATGACGGAGGCCATCCTCAAGGACAAGAAGCGGATTCTCCCGGTCATTGCCTTGCTGGAGGGCGAGTACGGCTATGACAAGCTGTTCATGGGCGTTCCGGTCATCCTGGGCGGTGACGGCATCGAGAAGATATTCGAGCTGGAGCTGACCGAAGACGAGAAGGCAGCGCTCGACAAGTCCGCTCAATCTGTCCGCAGCGTGGTACAGATCATAAGTGGTTGA
- the icd gene encoding NADP-dependent isocitrate dehydrogenase, which translates to MSFEKFALPTEGEKITIVDGKLQVPNNPIIPFIEGDGTGRDIWRASKRVLDAAVDKAYGGAKKLAWYEVFAGEKAFNEYGEWLPNDTLTAIREYIVAIKGPLTTPIGGGIRSLNVALRQELDLYTCLRPVRYFNGVPSPVKRPELVDMVIFRENTEDIYAGIEYQEGSAEVKKVIEFLQNEMGVNKIRFPETSGIGIKPVSAEGSKRLARAAIEYAIKHGKKSVTLVHKGNIMKFTEGAFKNWGYEVAEQEFADQTFTWGQYDRIKEAEGVDAANKAQQEAEAAGKIIVKDAIADIALQQVLTRPTDFDVIATLNLNGDYLSDALAAQVGGIGIAPGANINYLTGHAIFEATHGTAPKYADKDVVNPGSVILSGVMMLEHLGWQEAADLIYKGMETSINNKTVTYDFARLMEGAKEVKCSEFANEIINNM; encoded by the coding sequence ATGTCTTTCGAAAAATTTGCACTGCCAACTGAAGGCGAGAAAATTACTATTGTTGACGGCAAGCTTCAGGTTCCAAACAACCCGATCATTCCATTCATTGAAGGGGACGGCACAGGCCGCGACATCTGGCGCGCTTCCAAGCGCGTGCTGGACGCTGCTGTAGATAAAGCTTATGGCGGCGCGAAGAAGCTGGCATGGTACGAAGTATTTGCTGGCGAGAAAGCATTCAACGAATACGGCGAATGGCTGCCTAACGATACATTGACTGCGATCCGTGAATACATCGTAGCGATCAAGGGACCTCTGACAACGCCGATCGGCGGCGGCATCCGCTCCCTGAACGTGGCGCTCCGTCAGGAGCTTGACCTGTACACTTGCCTGCGTCCTGTGCGCTACTTCAACGGCGTGCCTTCCCCAGTGAAGCGCCCTGAGCTGGTAGACATGGTTATTTTCCGTGAAAATACAGAAGATATCTATGCGGGCATCGAGTACCAAGAAGGCTCTGCAGAAGTGAAGAAGGTAATCGAATTCCTGCAAAACGAGATGGGCGTGAACAAAATCCGCTTCCCGGAAACTTCCGGTATCGGCATCAAGCCTGTATCGGCTGAAGGCTCCAAACGCCTGGCGCGCGCTGCGATCGAGTACGCAATCAAGCACGGCAAAAAATCGGTTACTCTGGTTCACAAAGGCAACATCATGAAATTCACCGAGGGCGCCTTCAAAAACTGGGGCTACGAAGTAGCGGAGCAAGAGTTCGCTGACCAAACCTTCACTTGGGGTCAATATGACCGCATCAAGGAAGCTGAAGGCGTAGACGCAGCGAACAAGGCACAGCAAGAGGCGGAAGCGGCTGGCAAGATTATTGTAAAAGATGCGATCGCTGACATCGCATTGCAGCAAGTCCTGACTCGCCCGACAGACTTCGACGTTATCGCTACACTGAATCTGAACGGCGACTATCTGTCTGACGCACTGGCTGCACAAGTAGGCGGCATCGGCATCGCTCCTGGAGCGAACATCAACTACCTGACAGGTCATGCGATCTTCGAAGCGACTCACGGCACAGCGCCTAAGTACGCGGACAAGGATGTCGTAAACCCTGGTTCCGTTATTCTGTCCGGCGTTATGATGCTGGAGCACCTGGGCTGGCAGGAAGCGGCTGACCTGATCTACAAAGGCATGGAAACTTCGATTAACAACAAGACTGTAACCTACGACTTTGCCCGCCTGATGGAAGGCGCCAAAGAAGTGAAATGCTCCGAGTTTGCGAACGAAATCATCAACAATATGTAA